One stretch of Juglans microcarpa x Juglans regia isolate MS1-56 chromosome 3D, Jm3101_v1.0, whole genome shotgun sequence DNA includes these proteins:
- the LOC121256198 gene encoding norbelladine synthase-like → MVGKLSHEIEVNVPASEAWELYGTLRLGKLIVEEAFPGIIEKIEVIEGDGEAGTIVKIIPGTAGSKAYREKFTKVDNEKRLKELEVIEGAYLEMGFTFYRVSFEIVEKGDDSCIIKTKVEYDVKEEAAANASSNVVSIEPLAKVAEAAKNHLLKNKTA, encoded by the exons ATGGTTGGGAAGCTCTCCCACGAGATAGAGGTAAACGTGCCGGCAAGCGAAGCTTGGGAGCTCTATGGTACCCTTCGGTTGGGAAAACTTATTGTTGAAGAGGCTTTTCCAGGTATCATTGAGAAAATTGAGGTCATTGAAGGTGATGGTGAGGCTGGGACCATCGTCAAGATCATACCAG GAACAGCTGGTTCTAAAGCTTATAGAGAGAAGTTCACAAAAGTCGACAATGAGAAACGCCTGAAAGAACTAGAGGTGATTGAAGGAGCTTATCTTGAGATGGGGTTTACATTTTATCGTGTGAGTTTTGAGATCGTGGAAAAGGGCGATGATTCATGCATTATAAAAACTAAAGTTGAGTATGATGTGAAGGAAGAGGCTGCTGCTAATGCCAGCTCCAATGTCGTCAGCATCGAGCCATTGGCAAAAGTCGCAGAAGCTGCCAAAAATCATCTCCTGAAAAACAAAACTGCTTAA